In Phenylobacterium koreense, one DNA window encodes the following:
- a CDS encoding Tat pathway signal sequence domain protein, with protein MRRSLMLFAAGLVLAGATIPELAAAQQRGGDQRRQEEEAAKKKKRDSEWSDIQAPLPQLRNAGPCPYVKVLYDAARYVEFKDAREASAAVGYTGEIQDVSAACQYKDAEPIKVKMEILFELGKGPQAEGSSKNYRYWVAVTKRNDAVITKEYFDLPVNFPAGQDRVYATEQIAQITIPRATMTTSGANFEVLVGFDVTPEMAAFNRDGKRFRLNAGTAVAGTTNENK; from the coding sequence ATGCGCCGCTCCCTGATGCTCTTCGCCGCCGGCCTCGTCCTGGCGGGGGCCACGATCCCCGAACTGGCCGCCGCCCAGCAACGCGGAGGCGATCAGCGACGCCAGGAGGAGGAGGCCGCGAAGAAAAAGAAGCGCGACTCCGAGTGGAGCGACATCCAGGCGCCGCTGCCGCAACTGCGCAACGCCGGCCCGTGCCCCTATGTGAAGGTGCTCTACGACGCCGCCCGCTATGTGGAATTCAAGGACGCCCGCGAGGCGTCGGCCGCGGTCGGCTACACCGGCGAGATCCAGGACGTTTCGGCCGCCTGCCAGTACAAGGACGCCGAGCCGATCAAGGTGAAGATGGAGATCCTCTTCGAACTGGGCAAAGGGCCCCAGGCCGAAGGCTCGTCCAAGAACTATCGCTACTGGGTGGCGGTGACCAAGCGCAACGACGCAGTCATCACCAAGGAATACTTCGACCTGCCGGTGAACTTCCCGGCCGGCCAGGATCGGGTCTACGCGACCGAACAGATCGCCCAGATCACCATCCCGCGGGCCACCATGACCACCAGCGGCGCCAACTTCGAGGTGCTGGTCGGGTTCGACGTCACGCCGGAGATGGCCGCCTTCAATCGCGACGGTAAGCGCTTCCGGCTGAACGCCGGCACGGCCGTCGCCGGGACCACCAACGAAAACAAATGA
- the gcvH gene encoding glycine cleavage system protein GcvH, whose product MRFTKDHEWVVLEGDVATIGITAYAAEQLGDVVFVEVPEAGKTVKKGEGLAVVESVKAASDVYAPISGEVIEGNAGLSDTPETVNAEPESAGWFAKLKVADPAEFEGLMDRAAYEDFLSTL is encoded by the coding sequence ATGCGTTTCACCAAGGATCACGAGTGGGTCGTCCTCGAAGGGGACGTGGCCACCATCGGCATCACCGCCTACGCCGCCGAGCAACTGGGCGACGTGGTGTTCGTCGAAGTCCCGGAAGCCGGCAAGACCGTGAAGAAGGGCGAAGGCCTGGCCGTGGTCGAGAGCGTCAAGGCCGCCTCCGACGTCTACGCTCCGATCTCGGGCGAGGTCATCGAAGGCAACGCCGGTCTCTCCGACACCCCGGAAACCGTGAACGCCGAGCCGGAATCGGCCGGCTGGTTCGCCAAGCTGAAGGTCGCCGACCCGGCCGAGTTCGAAGGCCTGATGGACCGCGCCGCCTACGAAGACTTCCTGAGCACGCTCTAA
- the gcvT gene encoding glycine cleavage system aminomethyltransferase GcvT gives MRARRIISRSPRLSENLKTTPLYAAHVAAGARMVPFAGYSMPVQYKDGVLKEHLWTRENAGLFDVSHMGQARLRGVSPLSAFEEVTPGDFIGLKPGKQRYSVLLNKQGGVIDDLMAARPDDDGLFVVVNGACKDNDFKVIDAELAGQVRIERLEDRALLALQGPKAAAVLADHAPEAATMVFMDARAMTAFGTDAIVSRTGYTGEDGYEISIPASEAERVWNALLADERVRPIGLGARDSLRLEAGLPLYGHDVDETVSPVEADLAFAVAKKRREARDFPGATRIAKELAEGPQRKRVGLIVLEGAPAREGAEIADEAGNVIGVVTSGGFSPSLGKPIAMGFAPPALAQVGVRLKVIVRGKAQTAEVVAMPFVPHRYVRKL, from the coding sequence ATGCGCGCTCGCCGGATCATCAGCCGGAGTCCTCGCTTGTCCGAGAATTTGAAGACCACCCCGCTCTATGCCGCCCATGTGGCCGCTGGCGCCCGCATGGTGCCGTTCGCAGGCTACTCGATGCCTGTTCAGTACAAGGACGGCGTGCTGAAGGAGCACCTCTGGACCCGCGAGAACGCCGGCCTGTTCGACGTCTCTCACATGGGCCAGGCGCGCCTGCGAGGGGTCTCGCCGCTGTCGGCCTTCGAGGAGGTGACGCCAGGCGACTTCATCGGCCTCAAGCCGGGCAAGCAGCGCTACTCGGTCCTGCTGAACAAGCAGGGCGGCGTCATCGACGATCTGATGGCGGCCCGTCCGGACGACGACGGCCTCTTCGTGGTCGTGAACGGAGCCTGCAAGGACAACGATTTCAAGGTCATCGACGCCGAGCTGGCCGGCCAGGTGCGTATCGAGCGCCTTGAGGATCGCGCGCTGCTGGCCCTGCAGGGCCCGAAGGCCGCCGCCGTTCTCGCCGACCACGCGCCCGAGGCGGCGACCATGGTGTTCATGGACGCCCGGGCCATGACCGCCTTCGGGACCGACGCCATCGTCTCGCGCACCGGCTACACCGGCGAGGACGGCTACGAGATATCGATCCCGGCCTCGGAAGCCGAGCGGGTGTGGAACGCCTTGCTGGCCGACGAGCGCGTGCGCCCGATCGGCCTGGGCGCCCGCGACAGCCTGCGCCTGGAAGCTGGCCTGCCGCTCTACGGCCACGACGTCGACGAAACCGTCAGCCCGGTCGAGGCCGACCTGGCCTTCGCCGTCGCCAAGAAGCGCCGCGAGGCCCGCGATTTCCCGGGCGCGACCCGGATCGCCAAGGAACTGGCCGAAGGCCCGCAGCGCAAGCGCGTCGGCCTGATCGTGCTGGAAGGCGCGCCGGCCCGCGAGGGCGCTGAGATCGCCGACGAGGCCGGCAATGTGATCGGCGTCGTCACCTCCGGCGGCTTCTCGCCCAGCCTGGGCAAGCCGATCGCCATGGGCTTTGCGCCTCCCGCTCTCGCGCAGGTCGGCGTCCGTCTCAAAGTCATCGTCAGGGGCAAGGCCCAGACCGCCGAGGTCGTCGCCATGCCCTTCGTTCCCCATCGCTACGTCCGCAAGCTCTGA
- a CDS encoding arginine--tRNA ligase → MSDLKRGLSEAVSAAFAAAGLPAELGRVTPSDRPDLADFQCNGALPAAKAVGKPPRDIATDLAARLAGDPRLAAVEVAGPGFINLRVSDAALAARAAQIAADPRLGAEVVETPRKILIDYGGPNVAKPMHVGHLRSSIIGESVKRIYRFRGDTVVGDAHFGDWGYQMGLLIGAVTDEDAAIASLVEGLNAKPAVDAQDEAAAFALFDEKVSLADLDRLYPMAAARGKSEPEYRDRARKLTAELQDRKPGYFLLWRHFAKVTRVALERDFHALGVDFDLWKGESDVDGLIDSMVKDLDAKGLLVDDQGARIVRVARQGDKRELPPLLVVSSEGSAMYGTTDLATILDRKQSFGPDHVLYAVDQRQADHFEIVFRAAYLAGYAAEGSLEHVGFGTMNGTDGKPFKTREGGVLKLNDMIVMTRDKARERLHEADLGSELDPEAFEETAHKVAVAALKFADLQNFRGTSYVFDLDRFSSFEGKTGPYLLYQAVRVKSVLRKAAEEGAKAGDIVVSEPAERDLVLLLDAFDQALVDAYDKKAPNFLAEHAYKLAQAFSKFYAACPILSAEPALKVSRLNLAQTTLRQLEQALDLLGIEAPDRM, encoded by the coding sequence ATGAGCGACCTGAAAAGGGGCCTGAGCGAAGCGGTTTCCGCCGCCTTCGCCGCGGCGGGGCTGCCGGCTGAACTCGGCCGCGTGACTCCGTCTGACCGGCCCGACCTGGCGGATTTCCAATGCAATGGGGCCCTGCCTGCGGCCAAGGCCGTCGGCAAGCCGCCGCGTGACATCGCGACCGATCTGGCCGCCCGGCTGGCCGGCGACCCGCGGCTGGCTGCGGTCGAGGTCGCAGGCCCCGGCTTCATCAATCTGCGGGTCAGCGACGCCGCCCTGGCCGCCCGCGCCGCGCAGATCGCCGCCGACCCCCGCCTGGGCGCCGAGGTCGTGGAGACCCCGCGCAAGATCCTGATCGACTACGGCGGCCCCAACGTCGCCAAGCCGATGCATGTCGGCCACCTACGGTCCTCGATCATCGGGGAATCGGTGAAGCGCATCTATCGCTTCCGTGGCGACACCGTGGTGGGCGACGCCCACTTCGGCGACTGGGGCTATCAGATGGGCCTGCTGATCGGGGCGGTGACCGACGAGGACGCCGCCATCGCCAGCCTGGTGGAAGGCTTGAACGCAAAACCCGCCGTCGATGCTCAGGACGAGGCCGCCGCCTTCGCCCTCTTCGACGAGAAGGTGAGCCTGGCCGACCTCGACCGGCTCTATCCGATGGCCGCCGCCCGCGGGAAGTCGGAACCCGAGTACCGCGACCGCGCACGCAAGCTCACCGCCGAGCTGCAGGACCGCAAGCCCGGCTATTTCCTGCTGTGGCGGCATTTCGCCAAGGTGACGCGCGTCGCCCTCGAGCGGGACTTCCACGCCCTTGGCGTCGACTTCGACCTCTGGAAGGGCGAGAGCGACGTGGACGGCCTGATCGACTCGATGGTCAAGGACCTCGACGCCAAGGGCCTGCTGGTCGACGACCAGGGCGCCCGGATCGTCCGGGTGGCCCGCCAGGGCGACAAGCGCGAGCTGCCGCCGCTGCTGGTGGTCTCGTCTGAAGGCTCGGCCATGTACGGCACGACCGACCTTGCGACCATTCTCGACCGCAAGCAGAGCTTCGGCCCCGACCACGTGCTCTATGCGGTGGACCAGCGCCAAGCCGACCATTTCGAGATCGTGTTCCGGGCCGCTTACCTGGCTGGCTACGCGGCCGAGGGCTCCCTGGAGCACGTCGGCTTCGGCACGATGAACGGGACCGACGGTAAGCCCTTCAAGACCCGCGAGGGCGGCGTCCTGAAGCTGAACGACATGATCGTCATGACCCGGGACAAGGCGCGTGAGCGCCTGCACGAAGCCGACCTCGGCTCCGAGCTCGATCCCGAGGCCTTCGAGGAGACCGCCCACAAGGTGGCCGTCGCGGCGCTGAAGTTCGCCGACCTGCAGAACTTCCGCGGCACTTCCTACGTCTTCGACCTCGACCGCTTCTCCAGCTTCGAGGGCAAGACCGGCCCCTATCTACTCTATCAGGCGGTGCGGGTGAAATCGGTCCTGCGCAAGGCGGCCGAGGAGGGGGCTAAGGCCGGCGACATCGTCGTCTCCGAACCGGCCGAGCGCGACCTCGTCCTGCTGCTCGACGCTTTCGATCAGGCCCTGGTCGACGCCTATGACAAGAAGGCCCCCAACTTCCTGGCCGAGCACGCCTACAAGCTGGCCCAGGCCTTCTCGAAGTTCTACGCCGCCTGTCCGATCCTGTCGGCCGAGCCGGCGCTGAAGGTTTCCCGCCTGAACCTGGCGCAAACCACCCTGCGCCAGCTCGAACAGGCGCTCGATCTGCTGGGTATCGAAGCTCCAGATCGCATGTAA